From the genome of Scytonema hofmannii PCC 7110, one region includes:
- the trpD gene encoding anthranilate phosphoribosyltransferase, whose product MVASTQLASDNITVTPESLDLPALLKQLLDRRSLSVDQARALMEGWLTDAISPVLSGAILAAIQAKGVSTEELVGMAGVLQSQSSSPIAPCPQRGPHLPHSPLPTPLVDTCGTGGDGASTFNISTAVAFVVAAAGVKVAKHGNRSASSKTGSADVLEALGINLSADPQKVKSAVDEVGVTFLFAPGWHPALKAVAAMRKTLKVRTVFNLLGPLVNPMRPTGQIIGVCDPMLVETIAKALSELGTRRAIVVYGRERLDEAGLADLNDLAVLKDRSVIPSVLSPEELGLTPAPTEALRGGEVQENAEILKAVLQGKGTQPQQDVVALNAALALYVGEAIDDGATDIATAAVKGIALAKEVLQSGEAWKKLEQLAEFLNQ is encoded by the coding sequence ATGGTAGCCTCAACACAATTGGCAAGTGACAACATCACCGTCACACCCGAATCTCTCGATTTACCTGCTTTGCTCAAGCAACTGCTCGATAGGCGATCGCTTTCAGTCGATCAAGCCAGAGCGCTTATGGAAGGTTGGCTGACAGATGCTATTTCTCCAGTACTATCTGGGGCAATTTTGGCAGCGATTCAAGCCAAAGGAGTATCTACAGAAGAGTTGGTAGGTATGGCTGGTGTCCTGCAATCCCAATCTTCTTCCCCCATTGCCCCTTGTCCCCAGAGGGGGCCGCACCTTCCCCATTCACCACTCCCTACTCCCTTAGTAGACACTTGCGGAACGGGAGGAGATGGAGCTTCAACCTTCAACATCTCCACAGCCGTCGCCTTTGTTGTTGCAGCAGCAGGGGTAAAAGTTGCAAAGCATGGTAATCGTTCGGCGTCCAGCAAGACTGGTTCTGCTGATGTGTTAGAGGCTTTAGGTATAAATCTTAGCGCCGATCCTCAGAAAGTCAAGTCCGCAGTCGATGAAGTCGGCGTAACATTCTTGTTTGCTCCTGGGTGGCATCCAGCACTCAAAGCAGTTGCTGCTATGCGAAAAACATTAAAAGTGCGAACTGTTTTTAACTTGCTGGGTCCTTTGGTCAATCCCATGCGACCAACAGGGCAAATTATTGGTGTGTGTGACCCAATGCTAGTAGAAACAATTGCGAAAGCTTTGTCAGAACTAGGAACTCGTCGTGCAATTGTAGTGTACGGACGGGAAAGGTTAGATGAAGCTGGGCTAGCAGATTTAAATGACTTGGCTGTACTCAAAGATCGAAGTGTCATTCCATCTGTACTTAGTCCGGAAGAACTGGGTTTAACTCCTGCGCCAACGGAAGCATTACGAGGAGGAGAAGTCCAGGAAAACGCAGAAATTTTAAAAGCGGTGTTACAAGGAAAAGGAACACAACCACAGCAAGATGTTGTGGCATTAAACGCAGCCCTAGCACTTTATGTGGGTGAAGCAATTGATGATGGAGCAACGGATATTGCCACCGCAGCTGTAAAAGGTATTGCCCTTGCCAAGGAAGTTCTGCAAAGTGGTGAAGCTTGGAAAAAACTAGAACAGCTTGCGGAATTTTTAAATCAGTGA
- the aroF gene encoding 3-deoxy-7-phosphoheptulonate synthase, with protein sequence MIVIIKNNTPVDEITRISQELSENWGVTVEKSVGQHKVVLGMIGETATLDPMVIQNSSPWIEQVLRVEKPFKRASRQFRHGQPSEVVVPTPNGSVCIGEQHPIVLIAGPCSVENEAMIVETAKRVKAAGAKFLRGGAFKPRTSPYAFQGHGESALELLAAAREATGLGIITEVMDAADLAAIVRVADVVQVGARNMQNFSLLKKVGAQDKPVLLKRGMSCTIDEWLMAAEYILAGGNPNVILCERGIRTFDSKYVRNTLDLSVIPVLRQLTHLPIMIDPSHGTGKSEYVGSMALAAIAAGTDSLMIEVHPNPAKALSDGPQSLTPEKFDCLVQELSVIGKVVGRWSNEQTFKPSRKEVGVMV encoded by the coding sequence ATGATTGTAATTATTAAGAATAATACACCTGTTGATGAAATTACTCGTATTAGTCAAGAATTGAGTGAAAATTGGGGAGTTACTGTAGAAAAAAGTGTCGGTCAGCATAAAGTGGTTCTCGGAATGATTGGTGAAACTGCAACTCTTGACCCAATGGTTATTCAAAATAGCAGCCCTTGGATCGAGCAAGTTTTGCGTGTTGAGAAACCTTTTAAGCGGGCGAGCCGACAATTCCGTCACGGACAACCAAGCGAAGTTGTTGTACCTACACCCAATGGTTCTGTCTGCATTGGCGAGCAACATCCTATTGTATTGATTGCTGGACCTTGCTCTGTTGAAAATGAAGCCATGATTGTAGAAACAGCTAAGCGGGTGAAGGCTGCGGGAGCTAAGTTTCTGCGTGGTGGTGCTTTCAAGCCTCGTACTTCTCCTTATGCCTTTCAAGGACACGGTGAGAGTGCTCTAGAGTTATTAGCAGCTGCTCGTGAAGCGACAGGTTTGGGTATCATTACAGAAGTTATGGATGCTGCTGATTTGGCTGCGATCGTTCGTGTTGCTGATGTGGTACAAGTTGGCGCTCGAAATATGCAAAACTTTTCTCTATTAAAGAAAGTAGGTGCTCAAGATAAGCCTGTACTGCTCAAGCGAGGAATGTCTTGCACAATTGATGAGTGGCTCATGGCAGCAGAATATATTCTGGCTGGTGGAAATCCAAATGTGATTCTTTGCGAGCGTGGGATCAGAACTTTTGATTCTAAATATGTTCGCAACACCTTAGATTTGTCTGTCATTCCAGTATTGAGACAGCTTACACACTTACCAATCATGATCGATCCCAGTCATGGTACTGGTAAGTCTGAGTATGTTGGCTCAATGGCGTTAGCAGCTATAGCAGCAGGTACAGATTCTTTAATGATTGAAGTTCACCCCAATCCTGCTAAAGCACTTTCTGATGGACCCCAATCCCTCACTCCCGAAAAGTTTGATTGCTTGGTTCAGGAATTGTCAGTTATTGGCAAAGTCGTTGGTCGTTGGTCTAATGAACAGACTTTCAAACCTTCCCGAAAGGAAGTAGGTGTTATGGTGTAG